In the genome of Oncorhynchus mykiss isolate Arlee chromosome 18, USDA_OmykA_1.1, whole genome shotgun sequence, one region contains:
- the LOC110496283 gene encoding phosphatidylinositol 4-kinase beta gives MAEMEVAISPAQIETLHLSPSLSSTSTFSCPSSPGSSSSSSSCSDCSSDCPNQHQSSSSPRSSSPRSSSPRSSSPSGCSSGSDGMRGCSPPLDIISEDAMELDLVIDPEVALKACQEVLQNVKLLKVEEEPELLEKCSPQRRLPNGTVYLEPFDTGSIKEEEEQHDPLQQITLPCPLSQQPCDTGSIKEEEESDALRHIPCDTGSIKEEDEEEEEKRDPPRQITPTCPQSQQQNGDQSSAAAKQSLLLRLFESKLFDVSMAISYLYKSKEPGVQAYIGNRLFSFSDDDVDFHLPQLLNMYVHMDEDMGDAIRPYVVHRCRQSIAFSLQTAWLLGAYSSDMHISTQRHSRGTKLRKLILSDELKPHSASKGVDPAGAAAASPGLRDGARIHQRHAVELSPAPDSQIIPADAYLSPSKRTHQRSKSDATHCTSLATSLKRTASNPKVERGYDEPLRLTPQREFIKSLMGIGKRLATLPTKEQKTKQLTSELLVLNHKLPARVWLPTAAFDHHVVRVPHTQAVVLNSKDKAPYIIYVEVLECGSFETSAIPVRIHETRIRSARSADNLLPECVGITAEQRAGSFSTVPNYDNDDEAWAVDDIGELQVELPEGHTSSSDNISQFSVDSITSTESKEPIFIAAGDIRRRLSENLAHTPTTFRKDPEDPSAVALKEPWQEKVRRIREGSPYGHLPNWRLLSVIVKCGDDLRQELLAFQVLSQLQSIWEQERVPLWIKPYKILVMSSDSGMIEPVLNAVSLHQVRKQSQLSLLDYFLQEHGSYTTEAFLTAQRNFVESCAGYSLICYLLQVKDRHNGNILLDSEGHIIHIDFGFILSSSPRNLGFETSAFKLTSEFVDVMGGLDGDMFNYYKVLMLQGLIAARKHMEKVVQIVEIMQQGSHLPCFHGSSTIRYLKERFHMSLTEEQLQVLVEQMVDGSMRSITTKLYDGFQYFTNGIM, from the exons ATGGCTGAAATGGAAGTGGCTATCTCTCCTGCCCAGATCGAGACACTTCATCTCAGCCCCTCGCTGTCCTCCACCTCTACATTTTCCTGCCCTTCCTCACCTggatcctcttcttcctcatcctcctgctCGGACTGCTCCTCGGACTGCCCCAACCAGCACCAGTCCTCTTCCAGTCCCAGAAGCTCCAGTCCCAGAAGCTCCAGTCCCAGAAGCTCCAGCCCCAGTGGCTGCAGCAGCGGCAGCGATGGCATGCGGGGCTGCAGCCCTCCTTTGGACATCATATCTGAGGACGCTATGGAGCTGGACCTGGTCATCGACCCTGAAGTGGCCCTGAAGGCTTGCCAGGAGGTCCTGCAGAATGTCAAACTTCTGAAGGTTGAGGAAGAACCAGAGTTGTTGGAAAAGTGCAGCCCGCAAAGGCGACTGCCCAATGGAACAGTATACTTGGAGCCTTTCGACACGGGTTCGATTAAAGAGGAGGAAGAACAGCATGATCCTCTACAACAAATAACGCTACCATGTCCTCTGTCACAACAGCCTTGTGACACAGGTTCCATTAAAGAGGAGGAAGAAAGTGATGCTCTTCGACATATTCCTTGTGACACCGGTTCGAttaaagaggaggatgaagaggaggaagaaaagcGTGATCCTCCCCGACAAATTACTCCCACATGCCCTCAGTCGCAACAACAGAATGGCGACCAGTCCTCTGCAGCAGCCAAGCAGTCCTTGCTTTTACGGTTATTTGAGTCTAAGCTCTTCGACGTCTCCATGGCCATCTCCTACCTGTACAAGTCCAAAGAGCCTGGCGTCCAGGCCTACATTGGCAACCGCCTCTTCAGCTTCTCTGACGACGACGTGGACTTCCACCTACCCCAGCTGCTCAACATGTACGTCCACATGGACGAGGATATGGGCGACGCCATCCGGCCCTACGTGGTGCACCGCTGCCGCCAGAGCATTGCCTTCTCCCTGCAGACGGCATGGCTGCTCGGCGCCTACTCCTCCGACATGCACATCTCTACCCAGCGCCACTCGCGCGGCACCAAGCTGCGCAAGCTAATCCTCTCCGACGAACTAAAGCCCCACTCGGCTTCTAAAGGTGTAGATCCAGCTGGTGCTGCAGCCGCCAGCCCTGGGCTGCGGGACGGTGCTCGGATTCACCAGCGGCACGCCGTGGAGCTGTCCCCGGCTCCCGACAGCCAAATCATCCCTGCCGATGCCTACCTCTCGCCTTCCAAGCGGACACACCAGCGGTCCAAGTCGGACGCCACGCATTGCACGAGCCTGGCGACTAGCCTCAAGAGAACAGCCAGCAACCCCAAGGTGGAAAGGGGCTACGATGAG cCGCTGCGCCTGACGCCACAGAGGGAGTTCATCAAGTCTCTGATGGGCATCGGCAAGCGGCTGGCCACGCTGCCCACCAAGGAGCAGAAGACCAAGCAGCTCACCTCAGAGCTGTTAGTGCTCAACCACAAGCTGCCCGCCCGCGTCTGGCTGCCCACTGCAGCCTTCGACCATCACGTGGTGCGCGTGCCCCACACACAGGCCGTGGTGCTCAACTCCAAAGACAAG gccccGTACATCATCTATGTGGAGGTGCTGGAGTGCGGGAGTTTCGAGACGTCTGCCATTCCCGTGCGCATTCATGAGACCCGCATCCGCAGTGCCCGCTCTGCGGACAACCTCCTCCCAGAGTGCGTTGGCATCACAGCCGAGCAGCGCGCCGGCAGCTTCTCCACCGTGCCCAACTACGACAACGACGACGAGGCCTGGGCCGTGGACGACATCGGCGAGCTGCAAGTGGAG CTCCCAGAAGGCCACACCAGTAGCAGCGACAACATCTCCCAGTTCTCTGTGGACAGCATCACTAGCACGGAGAGCAAGGAGCCCATCTTCATCGCCGCCGGCGACATCAG GCGACGTCTGTCAGAGAACCTGGCCCACACCCCCACCACGTTCCGGAAAGATCCGGAGGACCCGTCCGCTGTGGCGCTCAAGGAGCCCTGGCAGGAGAAAGTCAG gcGGATAAGGGAGGGCTCTCCTTACGGTCACCTGCCAAACTGGCGGCTGCTGTCGGTCATCGTGAAGTGTGGGGACGACCTGAGGCAGGAGCTACTGGCCTTCCAGGTGCTCAGCCAGCTGCAG TCCATCTGGGAGCAGGAGCGCGTCCCCCTGTGGATCAAGCCCTATAAAATCCTGGTGATGTCATCGGACAGCGGGATGATTGAGCCCGTGCTGAACGCTGTCTCTCTGCACCAG GTGAGGAAGCAGAGCCAGCTGTCTCTGCTGGACTACTTCCTGCAGGAGCACGGCAGCTACACCACCGAGGCCTTCCTCACCGCCCAGCGCAACTTTGTGGAGAGCTGCGCCGGGTACAGCCTCATCTGCTACCTGCTGCAGGTCAAAGACAG ACACAATGGCAACATCCTCCTGGACTCTGAGGGCCACATCATCCACATTGACTTTGGTTTCATCCTGTCCAGCTCACCCAGAAACCTGGGCTTTGAGACCTCTGCTTTTAAGCTCACCAGCGAATTTGTGGAT GTGATGGGAGGCCTGGATGGAGACATGTTCAACTACTACAAGGTGCTGATGCTCCAGGGCCTGATAGCTGCTCGCAAACACATGGAGAAGGTGGTCCAAATAGTGGAGATCATGCAGCAAG gCTCTCACCTGCCCTGCTTCCATGGCTCCAGCACCATCCGCTACCTGAAGGAACGTTTCCACATGAGCCTGACGGAGGAGCAGCTACAGGTGCTGGTGGAGCAGATGGTGGATGGCTCCATGCGTTCCATCACCACCAAGCTTTACGACGGCTTCCAGTACTTCACCAACGGTATCATGTGA